GGTGATCAATGCAACAGGAGATAAGACTGAAGGAGAGCGGCGGAGGATGAAATCAGTGTGGATCCAGATTTCCAGACAGCCCAGCCCGTGAGGGGCCACCGCTTCTACATGTGTACGCGAGCAGGACGCACCTGTACGTATAGAACCAGATCCAGACTGTGGACTTTCACCATGAACAGATTGTAAACTAGAAACCCAGTACCCCAGAGGAAAGAGGTCATTCATCCGCAATATAGGATGCTATAAAGTAATCGACTATAGCAGCTGTTGGTGGGAGCCAGCAGAGGTGATCTGCCTATCGCaggctaggcagagagtcgCCCGCTTCCAATTGCCACCGAGTCACTTTACTATTTCACAAGCATGGACACATGGAAATTAGGTGATCACATTAGTGTTGGCGAAGCTTGACACAATGATGGGTTGGAGTGTGTTGATAGAACATGTCATCATTCCAGGCCTCATGCCCGAACAGTGTGAACACTTTGGATCCTGCCGACTCTAAGCTAAATGGAAACCATTCAAAAGAGTCGCCTCACGCCAGGCAAGATCAATATGGGGTTAACTCGAGCGTTGAGATATATGTCCAACGCCGATGCATGTAGGTGCATGTAGACATGATCTGTCTATATTTACATTTATACACACCTACTTGATGTATGAATACTGTCATGGTGATGGGTGATGTCTTTTGAGACAGGACTGCTGAGAGGTTGATCTACTCCTGTCCAGGAGATGGCTGTTATTAGCATGTAGCCATCGCACTCAAACCGCAGCCCTGTGCGCTACATGTAGGTTACATGAGGCACATAACAGTACTCAGGTATGCGATTGAGCATGCCAATGAAGATTCAAGCTCGTCTTCTTACAGCAGTCCGAAGAATCTTATGGAATCGGCTTCAAGTGTTAGCCTATTTACCCAGTCGATTTGTCTGTCATCATATCCTCCGTCCTGATATCGCAAATCTGACGTCCGGTTGCGTGGTTTCAGATTACTGGACTCCCCCATGCCCAATGTTATGACCCCTTTCCAACCTCGCGCAGATCCGTAAGGGTTCAGTGCCAACTTTCGAGTGTCCGAGTCACTTCTTCCACGAAGTCTACGGTCGCGTTGTTGCCCATTCCGCCAATGACAGGCGTGCCCAGTGGAGGGACCCGGTTGATGCCAACCGCTATGCTCTCGTTCCCCCCCCACCTGGAACCGCGAGCTCGGGTTTCACAAGCTCATGACATACATTTTTTGCAATCCGAAACCCGTCTGTCCATCTGAGTCCTTGATTCATGCGCACGCTTTCTCCAGGGCGGCCCACCTGTCAGACCATCATGGGAACTGTCTGCTCCAACATACCGTCAGAGCACCTGCTGTTCCCTGTATGGAAGTTCAGCCCGTGTTTGTCAATTGACCACCCACGAGGCTGGATTGAAAGTACGGTATTCTcgagagaaaacaaaaaagggtcTCATCCTATACACCTCGCTAAGGCTGCGGGCTAACGGGATCAAAGCATTGGGCAATAGCACCACCACGTGACGAATATCTACCAAGGGTACATTTGAGCGCCAAAGAGGGGTGATCACAGTGGAACGTGCGCGTCTCTGCGTGGTAGTTGATCCTTCGTGTATACTTGTGTATTATACCTTTGGTACAAACCTTTCGGTTTGATGCGACACTACCTGGCCGACTTCCGCCCGGAAAGGATCAATGATAGGTTCCGCACGAAGGTTCTAGCCTCAGGGGGTCCATCTCGGGCTAGAACCGACCCCAATCTCCAAGCCCCATTCCGATGCATAGTGAGGCCAACCAAACTCGGAAAACCCCCTCGCCCTGGACTCTTATCCAATTTCCCACCCTTTTCCACGGGACATGCCCCCAAACAACGGCGCTTTGAACAGTTGCAACCACCAGCCACACTCCTATTCGACTGTTCCTCCCACGCGCTATTCAAAGTGTTCGCCTCAGGCATTCAGCTGTCAGACCTTGGAACGTGCTGTTGCACGAGAGCATTCAAACATCAGATTTGCCCTCTCAAATGCTGCTTCGACCGCAATTCGTTGCGCATCTCTCGAGGCGACACTCAccgtctctctttcctttacGTATCATTGCGCCTGGCCCCTACAGCCAGGCGGCAAAATTTGCGTCCTCAAGGTCATCTGACCCTCCCGACCCTCAGGATGTCGAGCTAGCCAGAACGTGGCTGCAAGCCTTCCAGTCCGGCGTGCAGTCCATTCCCCGCCAGCTCGGCCAGATTTCCTTCAGCCGTTCAAGTGGCCCTGGCGGTCAAAACGTGAACAAGTCGGTGCAAGCCCGATCCACTTCCACAGGTCCCCTGTCCCCCTATCAAATCTCTCTGTTTGTGCCATGTATCGTGGGCTGACCGTGAGGGTGGTTCATCGCGGGAATGCCATTAGGGTCAATTCAAAAGCTACCTTAAAAGTACCTCTGTCCGCGCTGCTTCCTCTGGTGCCGCGCTTGCTCCATCCCCCACTGCGGGCCTCGCGCTTTGCGACCGAACGGTCGCAGACGCTGGTCATTCAGTCGGATGAATCGAGACAGCAGTCGGCCAACGTGGAGGCATGTTATGAGAAGCTGAATCAGCTTCTAATCAGCTCGGCAAAGGAGATGATCCCCGGTGAGACTTCTCAGGCACAGAGGGACCGCGTGACTAAATTGTAGGCCCACCTCAACACTAGAAAACCCCCCCGCTTGTTCCTTCGAGTTTCCTATTCCAGCGCAAGTCTCTATTTTAGGGAACGAGCTCGGGAACACCTCTCCCGTCCCAAACACACAGCAGTGATGGGACAATTCTGACCGACCGTGTACAGACAGCGCGCTCAAAACGAATCTCGGCTGCAGTCCAAAAAGTTCCACAGCAGCAAGAAGAGTAACCGCCGTGGCGGTAAATACGACGACTAAGGGTGGGGAAGATCATCGGACTGGGGCTTGAACAAAGATCCGCGAACGCGGCAAAAGGAAAGCCTTGTATTATGAACAACACTATATACTTCATGTGAACTAGTCTTTTTTTCAGAGACTCTTAATCCAAGCCCGACCATAAACGCCAcaatgaggatgatgatgatgtgcAGAGAAGATAAATGCCCAAAAAAACGCCTGACAAGCATAAGACATGAAGACTTTGGTTTCACTTGGCCAGTGCACGTTCTGCAGAGCGAAGGGTGGCCTCGATGACCTTTTTCAACGCAGCGTCAAGGGTCTCGACATCAGCGAGAGGTCGCAGCCAAGCCACCACTTCTCGGGCCAGATCCTGAGTCAGGGCTGACTCCCTCAGGCGAGCAAGCGAAGTACCGAAAGCCCGCGGGAATGTCGCAGATGTGACATCAACACCAGCCGTAGGCAGCTTGATATAACAGATTTGCGCACGGGGACTTGTGGGTGAGTGGGTCCGCATGGTGTTGACCACGTGCTCTTCAATCTTCAGGAAACATGGAGTCTCACTGAACTCCAATACCATGTCGTAAAACTCAGCACCGAAGCGATCGTCATACTGGAACTGCTTCATAGCGGCGTCAAAGATCGTGAGGGGAATGGCCCCAGTAAGCGCGGGTGTTGAGTTCAAGTTTGATAGCGCTTGCTGGTCAACTTCGCCATCATTTCTCGTAGGATTTATATCCTCAGCAGTAATGGCCGGTAACGCGATCATGTCGCCTCCCATATCGTCATCGGGAACTTCAACCTGCACCGGCCGCTCCTCGTCCAGTCCCAGAATCCGTTGACGTGCGACCAATTTGGCAATGTAGATCAGCTCCAACTTGGCGTACTGGATCCATAATTTCCTCGAATTTTTACAGAATCGGAGACCGCGCTGCATGTAACCGCGTGCCTGTGACATGTCTGCATGGTCATCCAGCGCATACTTGGCGGCGTAGACCCAGAGCTCAGCGCTCGTTGGGTGGAAACGCAGGGCATCTGTGAAGATGATAGAGAGCTTCTTGTTTGCCTTTTGTTTTCGCGCGTATTCAATGTATTGAATCCAAAGGTTGAGATCCCCGTGGAATTTGCGCGTCGCTCGATCGAGAATGAAGTAGATCCGCCGTTGACCGTTGTGGCCAACTGCCCGAATTCCCATCCGTTTCACTCGCTTCTTCCGAAGCATATCAAGGTTCAACTCGTATTCGAAATATCGAACAAAGTCGATAGGAGCCGCACCACGTGCATTGAGTTTGTGTTCGAAGTCGGAGCGCTTTTTGATGATGGAGGTAATTTCATCCTAAAATGCTGTCAGGAAACAAGGCCGAAGCAACGGAGAATCGAGACAAAGGCTCATGAGGAGGTATCAGGACATACTTTCGTAAATATCTTCTTCCGCTCATATTCTCTGAGCTCGGGCACCGACTGCTCGAGGAAGAATCGAGCCTTATCTGTAGCGGCGGACATGGTTGACGTCGTGACTTactggagaggaaaaaaaaagttgtcGGCATCCCGCATGGACCAAAGCACCGACCACCACAACTGCGCTAAGCCACATCCGGTTAGAAAACAAGGCCAACCTGTCAATGTAAACTTGGACGGGGGCACCGGTGCATCCGattgtttctctttcttcagGGGTCTTGACTCTGTGTACCTCGTcattctctttgctttcatTTCTCCACATTCGTTTCAACGTCATTATATCTGGTCGAGTTTCTCGGGGGACAGGGAACATTTCTTCGCGCCGCAATGGCACCTAGATTCAAGGATGGTGACGCGGTGGTTGCCGTACGTGGCTTGACACAGTGTTCAGATTGTCCGGCTGATGCTGACCTAGGTGTTTGACTTTTAGATCAACGGCAAATGGATCTCATGGACACATACTGTCTTCGCGTATGCCGCATTCCTGAGTGCATTGGTCGTGGGCTGCTTGCTGCATTATCACAAGATTGTCCAAAATGAACACTACGGCTACCCCGATGAGTGGTTTCCATCTGTCTCCGCCACGATCGGTGATCGATATCCCGAGCGATCTTTTTTCCAGgtcttcatcgccatcacTTCCGGACCTCGCTTCGCTCTTGTTTTCTTGTGGTACATCCTTACCGCACGCCCGAATTCGGCCTTGCCCAAGATTGTTGCAGGTGTGGGCGTTTTCCGAACCTTGACATGTGGCGGATGGACCTATGTCACGTCTACCGACGATCATGACTGGCACGATATTTTTATGATCTCTTATTTGGTCGCTACTCTGCCATGGACGCTTGGCTGTCTTGCGCTCAGCCCCAACAATCGGCGGGCTGTCAAATACCGCAAGATCATGGCcggcctcttcttcggaaCCCTGGTGCCTTTGATTTACTACTTCATCCAACATAAGGTCCACAAAGTTGCGGGAGGTACGTGACACCAGGATCACTGGAACAAGACCCCAACACGACTTCTTTGCTCGTGAGTTTCTAACTGGTACTTCTAATTAGCATACACGCGATACGCCTTCTTCGAGTGGTCCCTGATCTTGTTCGATGTCGGTTTCGACGCTATTACCGTGCTCGACTTTGAAGGGTTTGAGATTGTCGTCCGGGACACAAAGGGAGTGAGCAGAGGGTATGTACCTTGGCTTCCAAAATGAGACTTAGCACAAATGTAAAGTGCCACAAGTTTCATATGGCCATGGGAAACGACCATTTCTAAAGTTGCCATCGACTCGATTTAGACAATTGAAAACAACTGCGGACGCTGTCCTTGAAAAAAAGTGCGTGCATCCCCGAGTAGGTCCTTTTTGGCCCCAATGGAGGCTAACATGTAGTATAGGAAGGGCAAAGCTGTGGGTAACACATTCGGCGAGGGTTTCTTCTGGACCGAGATCGTCGATGCTGCCGCAGACGTCTACAATGGGGTATGTTCACTGATTGCGGAGCTTCACTGCCTCATGTGCTGATGATATATGTCAGTTCGTTTTCTGGACTGTTGTGACTGGGTTGCCAGTGCTCGTGTGGTGTGAGTGATTTCTGGTTTGGTATTCTTATGTCGAGTAGAATGCTTACTTTTTACAGATTTCCCCCTCTGGCATATGGGAATCTCTGGCTACGAGGTCGCAATCACGGCTGTCATTTCTCCGTTCTTCCTTGCTATCCCTTCTTTACGGCAGCTTGCTGTCAGGAACTTGCGCCTCCTTCATCTGGTTTCGCTCTCTGGTCTCCTGGCCTATAAGTTCCAGGACCCAGCGAACCGTCTTTTCGTGACCACTTTCTCACTGGCTGTGACTTGCACGGCTTGGACTGCTACTTTCTTTTCAGAGCGAGCCAACGCCCCTCGCTTGGAGTCACGCATATTGGCCTGGGGCATTGGATTGATTATGTCTGTCATCGCCAAATTCGCCTGTGCGACAAATAACCCCCTGTGGCCAATCATGCACGGTGAGAATGGTGGCTGGAACAAGGTTGGTCTTTTCCTCGCCGTTTTTGCTGTCTTGCGCTCCCAACGTCCGGGAACTACTAGCAGCGGTGACTATCTACCCTCTGGCGGCAAGAAGGGCTCTGCTGTCCTGGCTGGCCTGGGCTTTGGAGGTCTGATGTTCATGATCGTGTCTCTCTTGACCGACTCCAGCACCATGATCTCTTGGGTGTGGGAGGGCTATCCCGTCCGTGGACCCATCGCCGTGCCTCATGGGGCTGTCACTATTTTCGTGATGGGTGCCGGTCTTGTCTACGGTGTTTTCAATCCTGCGATCGCTGGTACCTGGACTGCTTATGGCCTTGGATCCGTTGGTGCAGCTCTTTTGACTTACTATCACCACTGGACTGGATTCTACGGCGGACTTGCCCTCGCCTTCTACATCATGGCTGTCTCTCCAGTTCTCATCAGCTCCTGCGTGCGTCATGGTCCAGCCAGCACTTTTGGTCTGGGCTTGCTTTTATACGTCTTCCTCCTGCTTTTCCACGTCTGGGTTGTTGCGTACGCTTTTGTTCCAGGTGGTCCTCTTGTGCGTGAGCACACCGACTGGCTTATGATGACAACCATGCTCGCTATCGGCGCTGGTGTTTTCTCTGCCGCCACAACCAACTCAGGCCGCTCATCTCGCAAAAAGCCTCTGAGCCCCAACAGCAAACGTCAGCGCTCCTACTACATCTACGTTCTGGCAGCACTTCAATTGCTGTCTGTCTCTGTCGCATATTTGCGCTTCCCGACCAACGACTATGTTTCCCACCACAAGGAAGACAAGGTTGTCACCGCCGGTA
The nucleotide sequence above comes from Penicillium oxalicum strain HP7-1 chromosome II, whole genome shotgun sequence. Encoded proteins:
- a CDS encoding U3 small nucleolar RNA-associated protein 6, whose translation is MSAATDKARFFLEQSVPELREYERKKIFTKDEITSIIKKRSDFEHKLNARGAAPIDFVRYFEYELNLDMLRKKRVKRMGIRAVGHNGQRRIYFILDRATRKFHGDLNLWIQYIEYARKQKANKKLSIIFTDALRFHPTSAELWVYAAKYALDDHADMSQARGYMQRGLRFCKNSRKLWIQYAKLELIYIAKLVARQRILGLDEERPVQVEVPDDDMGGDMIALPAITAEDINPTRNDGEVDQQALSNLNSTPALTGAIPLTIFDAAMKQFQYDDRFGAEFYDMVLEFSETPCFLKIEEHVVNTMRTHSPTSPRAQICYIKLPTAGVDVTSATFPRAFGTSLARLRESALTQDLAREVVAWLRPLADVETLDAALKKVIEATLRSAERALAK
- a CDS encoding Protein cwh43 codes for the protein MAPRFKDGDAVVAINGKWISWTHTVFAYAAFLSALVVGCLLHYHKIVQNEHYGYPDEWFPSVSATIGDRYPERSFFQVFIAITSGPRFALVFLWYILTARPNSALPKIVAGVGVFRTLTCGGWTYVTSTDDHDWHDIFMISYLVATLPWTLGCLALSPNNRRAVKYRKIMAGLFFGTLVPLIYYFIQHKVHKVAGAYTRYAFFEWSLILFDVGFDAITVLDFEGFEIVVRDTKGVSRGKGKAVGNTFGEGFFWTEIVDAAADVYNGFVFWTVVTGLPVLVWYFPLWHMGISGYEVAITAVISPFFLAIPSLRQLAVRNLRLLHLVSLSGLLAYKFQDPANRLFVTTFSLAVTCTAWTATFFSERANAPRLESRILAWGIGLIMSVIAKFACATNNPLWPIMHGENGGWNKVGLFLAVFAVLRSQRPGTTSSGDYLPSGGKKGSAVLAGLGFGGLMFMIVSLLTDSSTMISWVWEGYPVRGPIAVPHGAVTIFVMGAGLVYGVFNPAIAGTWTAYGLGSVGAALLTYYHHWTGFYGGLALAFYIMAVSPVLISSCVRHGPASTFGLGLLLYVFLLLFHVWVVAYAFVPGGPLVREHTDWLMMTTMLAIGAGVFSAATTNSGRSSRKKPLSPNSKRQRSYYIYVLAALQLLSVSVAYLRFPTNDYVSHHKEDKVVTAGIWTVHFGLDNNMWAAERRMRDVLGELELDVIGFLESDNQRIIMGNKDVTQYIAEDLGYYVDFGPGPNKHTWGSALLSKFPILNSTHHLLPSPVGELAPAIHATLDMYGEMIDVVVFHSGQEEDPEDRRLQTEYLSKLMGSSPRPLILLSYLVTKPLEGNYNTYVSELSGMKDIDPTDWDRWCEYILYKKLKRTGYARISRDTITDTEIQVGKFVIGEPESEEEVRVSEDQVPVGRRFPALFRGEGVRGHRYHVFDEPRYWQ